The Rhipicephalus microplus isolate Deutch F79 chromosome 4, USDA_Rmic, whole genome shotgun sequence sequence TGTTGGAGCCACTTAATTTTTCTGGATAGTTTTCAAGGCCAATCACTAGCGCTGCAGCATTAGCATTCACCCACGTAACCGTGGTTAAGAAACAATCCACGGTTTCTTAACGGGCGCATACCACACGACCGGAATGCCACGCGCATTTACTCACAGGTGACATCGCGCTCCTGTCCTTTCCCAACCGTCTGGGACGCATAAAGGCCTGGAAAGTCTTTCTCCACGTCGGGGCTTTCAAAATCCATTCCCACAGCCGGCGAGCAGAACCGGTGCGGGTATCGCAAGCACTGCAAATACGAAAACACCGCACGTGACGAAAGGACATTTCGTGCGCCAACATTTTCGACACATATTAGCCTGATGAACTCATTTTTGAAAACAGTGTCACTGTATTAAACAAAGCCGATGGCAGATAACGTATATCGGGCACAAGAAAGCGTCAACCACAGCAACGTTTGGACGCCGATACGGTAGGTGATAAAACGCCGCGCGGCGTAATGACATCTCCGAGTCAACAGTACCTGAAGGCTGTGGACTCTGCTCTCTCGTAGAGTCACTGAGCGAGTGTAATAGCACGTCGAGTGCCTAGATAAATTTTAAACAGATAATATAACCTAACTCGACGAACATCTTTAGTTAAGCTCGGGCGCGCCGATGTCTCTGCTGTCGAACGCGAGACCGCACAAACCTGGTTGCCAACCCGAATAACTCGGGAACCGCTAAGATAATTTTaacccctattttttttttattagaagtCAATATATTAACTCTATGTTATTGTCAGCCTATCCAGCATTCATGTTAGAGGAAGGTGGGGGTTAGGGATGATCATGCCACTGAGtctaaaaaaaaaggaacaaaactATCCTTAGGGAATCCCGTGGTAGCTGGAGGAAAGCTTCTGAAACATATTTTTATTGCTATTTCTTTTTGTACTTAAGGGATTTACGCAAAGGACAGAACCAATGCCCGCTAGCTTATCCAGGACACATGGTAATGGCACGCAGCAGTAGTAGAAATCAATTATTTGCTTGATTGAAAACGAAAATACTACGAAAAGGAGCGAGATGCCACAGCTAGCCATCGCACTGCTCGCagccgcacaaaaaaaaaaaggcgctgtTCGTTTAGGCATACGAAAACATTGCCAGGATTCCTCTTCAGTTAACTCTTCAAAGCATCATTTACATCGCCTCGTCGTTTCTGCTAAACTGCTGCAGCCGCACAAGCGACACGAAAAACCGTGGCAGAGAAAATAAGCGCCGAAAACACCATGTACCCAAAGTGCCCGGATACTGAAAAGGCGCGAAGCATTTACATTTCAATCCAATTCATGCCGCCTGGCAGCCACTTCAATCcatataacctttttttttttttctttcacgtttttgttcctcagttaaaaaaaaaacatgaaaacagaTACGTTACGCTTTGGCTCACGTCACATAGAACTTCACAATATTCGTTGCGcctcatagagtttcatacaataataggTATGTTTGTAGGAAACTATGTTGCGGCTCAACTGGGCCAATCGCATGTGATTCGATGGAACTGAACGTCTCCGTCTGAATCTACAATGCGTACAAGATCGCACCACAGAGAGCCCAAATTCGTAGTGGGCATAAGAACGAGAAGCTGCTTGAAGCTAAAGGAATTCAAATCGTTTTTGGGAAGCCTGGCACGTGCACAAGCGCCACGTGACCAGACATTGCTAGAAACCTCTCAGAAAACCTGCTACGCACGCCTTGACTGCGTGTACATAGCTTGCATTGACGTCACTATCGTCGCCTTCGGGTACCAGCGCTCCCTTCGTTATGCCcccccacggtggtctagtggctaaggtactcggctgctgaaccacagatcgcgtgatcaaatcccggctgatgtggcggctgcatttccgatggaggcggaaatgttgtataggcccgtgtgctcagatttgggtgcacgttaaagaaccccaggtggtggaaatttccgaagccctccactacggcgtctctcataatcatatggtggttttgggacgttaaaccccgcatatcaatcaatcaatcaatcgggtaCCAGCTGGTTGGGATTTTGCCTTGCTCCAACGCGCGTTCTTCCTGCGTGGCCGGGGCCCTCTGTGTTGATTTGGCAGCATGCGGAGAGAGCACAGAAAGACGTGCACCGCGAACGACAAAGTCTTCAAGTACCCAGAGCAGGGAACCTGTCTGTGACGTCATGTGAAAATTGCTAGAGAAGCGGCATGCGCACGTTCTGCTCCTTTAGTTCGGTTGTTTTGAAGAATATATATATCAAAACAGTGTTATGACTTAAGTCATAACATTTTGTCATGAAAATGCTGGGCTACGCTCACGGTTCATATCTTGCAAACCATTAAGACGCAGGGGCGATTAGTAGAGAAAATTTTTCTCCggaaaggaaggggggggggggctttgaaTTAGTGTAGGTTCGTGCGAGAATTTTTATTAGTGCGTGATATATAGATATCTGAACTAAAAAAAGTTAAAGGGAGGAGGGCTtgcaccacgccctctgctgttCCTGGCTATGCCTGATATTTATGGGGCTATAATCGCTGGTCATATGTGTTAGTGTAATGTACCAGAATATTAGCACCAAATGGTGTACTAGGTATATGATGTACTGAATTTCCCACATTCCAGTACATTATAGTACTTACTATACATATATGGGCACTTATGCAAGTGAGGTGAGAGGTTATTTATTCAAGGGTGCTTCGACCGCCGCATACACATTTTTATCCGATACTCTGTAACGTTTCCGATAAAAAGTTAATAAATTTACGATAACCTTGTAGATTTCGGatactggcctccatgtgcatcccATCTATTATGGCGACACTCTATTCCAGATATTACAACTTAGATTCCGGGATTAACTTGTAATACTGATGTGTTTATAATTGCTTTAAAACAATTAACTTTAACACATTTTTACAGCAAATATGAAGCATGTATTCACGTGTACATCGACagatcatgtctgaatcaaagctgtacacgtcggcattctttgtacctgcataccaagcgaaAAAAGCTTTTAAGCTCAGACATTTCACAACATCGACAACGGCAAGGCTTTATGTAGTACTGTGTACTTTTcgcttcatatgtttacagccagATCCACTTCGATGGGTATGTTATCAGTGACTCAGAGTCCTCATTAGTCTGTTTAAAAAGAATCAGCTTGGGCAACAAAGCTAGTGTGCCCGCATACGAAATACATAGGACTTACGCTGTAGCAAAAGTTTTGAACCACACCTTAACGTTCCAATGGGTACCAAGCCTGTGAAATCATATGAAACGGCACAGCTGATCGCATGGCACATGCAGCGCATCAggaaaataatatatcactgctcCCTCTACCGATGAGCGACGCACGatgtctaataaataagctgagctgtcaaTTGTCCACggaaacctggttcgaaaatggtgcgcaaaacACCCATTTATAAAGCATTGATCCCGGTATATAATTTAATATATTTAATATAATTTAAAACgttagccgatcggtagaaacCACGGGGTAGAAacagcatggaggaaggaaaaggtttttccttcctccgtgagaaACAGTCATCCATATACAGGCTTCGACTTGCTACGGCCTGCACGAACGTCTTCCTGTATAGAATAAAgaaagctggcagtcctacctgctcatgtggagaagctcgAAAAGATGTTGAGCGCATTCTCTTATACATTGTAAAAATAATGACGGACCTCGAAATAAACTTTTACAAAAACTaaattctttggataagcgaGCTCCTTCAATTGCAAGAATCTTGGGTACATGGCCAAAGGGAAAGCCACAAgtcactgcagcgcgtgcagtcgttcactttctggaggaatcagaaatatcTCAAAAATACTTAACAAAAAAAAGTGTATTATCGTTATTGTTAACCAGTATAACAACAATATATATGACAATATTTTTGTGTTTATAacaatatttttgtgtttcactACGTTATCTTTgtgaaaacctttctgaaaactgCTTAGTACGTATAAGAGACAAGAACACATttgacattttattgaactttgtGTGTTTTGTGTGGACACTTAAGTTGGCGTGAATACTTGTGTTTTCACAAACTCTGTGTGGGGTGGACACATTTCAGTATTGCAAAACGTGCACTCATtgcgtaagtgttgtgctatgtacagcCATCAGCAAATTTAACGCGAACGTTATGCCGcgtgtcctgcagcagtttgattgacgctgacaCCACATACGATAGGGTTCTGTTGCCAAGATGCTAATTATACATGCCGACATGCTATACAAGCCTATaccgaggtattatctcggcaaaagcGTCCAACACTTCGCGGCTGGCATCAATCAAACTAGTCCTGGCCGCGCATCGAAGTGTCCGTGTTAAAGGTGTTGGCGGCTGTATACTTATGtgagattgtggttataagagggaaaagaagaggaaagtgagccccgtaactgtctgcatcagcgtgcgacacctcaacggtagctcacaaggaatggaggtgaggacggattaaaaggataggattaaaggtatgagagagaaagagagatgcgctagcacagcgagcgacgacatatgagggataggagagatacgaaaggtggaaacacggtcacaggagtcctaggacggggcaccacttgcgagagctcttgtcggtgacaggagatggcgcagggctaatccagtcggccagagctgcgctgacgtcgtcgtagTGACCGGCGGccggaggtggcgtaggaccaacgcagtcggccagagctgcgttgtcgtcggagatcgcgagggcacaaccggtcggcacggaatccagcgcggccttgtgtttgctacaaaatatgcgATGTCGACATTTGTGCAAGAGAAGGGGAATAGCTGGCGCCACGAATTGGCCCCAACTTCTCCTTATAtacaattatttaaaaaaaaaaatctgcagaataaaaaaaaaaaaaaaacactgtgcaGGACTCTTTAGATGCGTGTTTAGCGCAAGGAGGTTTTCACGATTGCCATATGGTACTCAAAAAATAAATagctaaaaatatatatattgcacaATTCAAGTTCGTGCCCTTGTAGCGATTTTTTTTAACGCCCAACAAATCTACAAGCTACTTCTACGAAGCATGCTATGGCCGATTTCTACAAAGTAGGATCaaccatcacttttttttttctcatagatAATTTTAGCTCACGTGCTGGCTGGCATATATTCTGAGGTTAATTCTTGTGCATAGCACTAGATATCTATTGTAAGCGAGTGAGTAAGCCAAATAAATTTACTGATATGTGTAGGCGGGTGGTGCGGAATCAGAACCTTAACCCCGACGAAATTATTCAATTTTGCGTGTGTATGCTACACACACCCGTAGAAACACACACGTTCAACACCAAGAACGTTCCCTGCACCTcccaaataaaattttaaaaaattctaTGCATACGCCTCTGGCACCGTAGCAGCTTTGTACGGGTGATACGaagacgtgggttcgaatcctacgTGCGGCAAGCTTGCTTTGAAATTTTTTTCGTTTATTGTCCGCTTGTAAATTTTCGTTTACTTACTCACTTCTACTATAGCATTGGCATAAAAGAAGTAGTTTACTCTGCTGTTTCCTTCACTGTTACCTGGAGCAATGTCTGCTGCTTTCAAATAGACATATTTTCACTGAGTCACATTGGAATTGCGGTCAACAGAAACTGAGCTTCTCTTTTCCTCTTATCGTCGACATAAGTCTTATCGTCGACATAAGTTCTGTCGCTTTAAAAACATCCTGCCATGAAgcttaagaaaaaagaaagaaagaaaaacgactGGTGGCTCAAGTAAGAGCCACGATTTAATTTACGGTATTAGTATGCGGGTACGTATGCCATAGCACTGTGCTTTTAAACGGTTATAAACGTATGATATGCACAGCACATTTCTCGATGTTCCTTGCATACTGCGGTAAGTTGTGCAACTGTTTGTGAGGAATTCTTTCCACGGCTACGCACTttctcttttttcaagtttccccTTCACATAATTAAAGATTTCTCCCAAGGCGACGCCTATGACCGCCTCATCCATACACAATGCTCGAACCAGTGCCAAGtcacacgtgcgtgtgtgtgtgtgtgtgcgtgtgtcccATCGAACTCGTTAATAATATGTGGCGATGCAAGTTGATTCCAGCCGGCATAACGGCTGCTTCCGGAAGAGTGGGCATCATGGAACTCGTGGAGAGTGTCAGTCCAGGACCAGTCGACAATCTCAACGGCAACGGGCAGATCGGTGGGCTGCTAAACCGGTTAAATCGGCTGCTTCTTCGAGACGAGGACGCCCTGCTCAGGGAGCTGCGCGAAGTGCTTCACTCAACCCACGTCGACTTCTTCCAACAGGCTGTCACCTTGACCAGAACGCAAGACGTGCTGAAAAGAGCAGTCAGGTAAGTCACCTTGCACTGATGGAAAGGCTACAGTGTACTAAAACACTGTAATATAGCTAAGGAGGTAACTTCAGGAAGTGGAGTGTGAGGCCTTtcgcgcgcgtgtttgtgtggGCTTGTGTCGTTGTCTTggcatgaaaacaaaaaaaaaaaatcagcagatctCGTGTGCCACAGGAATTGACGTCACGCGAAGAATTCAAAGGGAATTTGACGGTGGCGTAATTTTGTTGAGCGGAACGTTAAGAAACGACGCTacagatatgtacaaatgtcggACGCACATACATGTATGTGCCTTTACAATACATGTATGCCTTTACAATAACCCCATTTTCCACacgtaataacacattcaagtattcgttcttccctaggacaattaccgaatggaataaccttagtaacgaagttgtttcccagtcatccttgaaactttttgctgcgcagctctagcagcgagtgtctaatttctatgacatgtgctcctgttatttcaatcactgtaaccattctccacttgtgatcatcttgaattcagcgctcatttctctatatgttcttatgtcggtttattacaaaccactgttcttttttttttcgttatgaaagtgtgtaaatgccttacctgttttatatttatttgtttgccgatttgtaaACTTATCAAATTTATATCCACCCTGCCAAAACCCTgtgttagggttgcagtattcataaataaataaataaataaataaataaataaataaataaataaataaataaataaataaataaataaataaataaataaataaataaataaataaataaataaatgttcaaCAGTCGGATATGGATATTACTATTTTTCTGCGTCAATCCTCAAGGCCTATCTGGCTCGTCTTCGGCGAATTGATTCCCGAAATGCCACGCTTAACGCACACTCTGCATTGTCACATCCGCAATGACGGCATTTTAAGCCGGTCATAGAGGGCGTACCAGCCCTTCCGGGCCAATCACAGTTGACAAAATGGCTGATTTAGCATCATGGTGGAGTTCTAATGGTATCCCCAACGGCGGTGAATTTACGTTCCGTCAAGATTTACAGGAGCCAATTCATTAGCGCACCCGATAGTCGAATCGAGTCAGGAGCCCCTACGAGCCAGACGTActtcgttgttttttttaatttttgatcCACTAAATATGATACAGGCATACGCAACGGAAGTAATGCTGCTTTTAGAGAACTGACAGCTGTCGCATTCTTACGTCATTGTATACAAGTGGAATAACTTATTAATTTTTCACTGACCCGAATTGTTTTGTGTTCAAAGTGAATGCGTGTAAAGAACAAAATATTTCGGTATCGTTACGTAAACCCTGCTTTATATACtgtagcgtgtgtgcgtttgCTCCTCCatcctttatttttgttcttattttctgcTCCCTAACGGCGGACTGAAACGTCAAACCCTCGTTTAGCTCAAGCTTCGTCTGCCACGCGGTTTGCGGGTTTCGGTGAGTCTGATCGGTCACATCAGTAAAACTTGAACATCAGTATCACTTGAAattgaacgcaaaaaaaaaaaaaaacagaccttAAGCGGGTGACGTGACAGATGACACATAGCGTCACGATGAAATGGACACCAGGAGATTTGAGAAACGCAGCCGAAATACGACAGATAGTTAGATGATGAAACTTTATGAAGTTCACAGGAGTTAAAAACGAATCAGTTTGCGCGCGATAGAATGAattgggggagaggggggggggtcatgagAATAGGCTTTGATCCTGCCAGTGGCCGTGGCCGCAAGttcttgttcttgatcaccttctccagtggctcatacccactatgCGGGCCGCGATGTCAACAAATAGTGCgctgaggatgacgatgatgataacaCGCGCACGTGATGTTGCGCATGTCTTTATAGTGGTAACCTCACTTTtatgggtgaagctccttagggtgtgggtcgttccctcctctgtactactactactactactactactactactactactactactactactactagtagtagtagtagtagtagtagtatgtagccagcCACCTGTAATTCATTAATTTCTCAGTAGATGGCATTGTGTGCACACGTCCTTGGTAATAATATCATTAGATGGCATTAATGATTTTCGTATAGctgacggacgaacggacggacggacggacggacagacagacagacagacagacagacagacagacagacagacagacagacagacagacagacagacagacagacagacagacagacagacagagaaacagatggacggacggacgcttcgccccagtcgTCAAGTTACTTGCTTTCAAATGCTAAGAAGCTCGAACGAGACGTTGTGTTGCACAGGCTCCAGTTAGCAAACTGAGCGACAGCTGCAAAGGGGAGTCATTATCACACATATAATTATAATAACTCCTTTCATTCCATGTTTTTATTCTGTAGCGCTTTTGTGGATATAACGTGTATGAATCATTTTTACCAACGCGTGACAGCTAGACACTGTGATAAGAGCAGTGCCACTGTCCCAAACACCGGTCACTGCAGCTGCAGGGAATTCGAGCACTGCAGCGCCTGTCGGCTAACTCGATGACTGTACAGCTTAtacgcatatatatattttttcagtgctcgcGCATAAAATGTATGCAGCATTTGCTGGAAACGTCGAAGCAGCTCCGTGGCACCCAACACAACTTGTCTGACGAAAGGTTAGGCACAGAAAATTCTCTCGCCTTCCGAAGCTGACGAGTGTGCGAAACAATCCTGCAGGGGCTGTAGGGCAGCGAAGTCGTGTCCGTGCATCTCGCTCTACCGTCGCACGCTTACGTAAGGGCTTGCGTATTTGACAACTGAGTCTGCGTTTCGTCAGAGTTGAATGGGAACAGCGGCTACCATTCAGGAATAAGGAAAACAGCAAACGTTGAGCTCCCTTTGAGTGTAAAAAGGAAGCACTGCGCGATGCTCTGGACGCGAAGACCGCTTACACCCTGGCGAACTTGGAATCGCCAAAGAAGATGCTCTGCATTCCCTGCGCAAAAGTACGAACTGTTATCGCACGAGAGACATGTCCGGGAGGCACTTTCTAAAACGGGCAACGCATGGGAAGACAGGGACTGCGGCCTTGAAGTGGCTATGAAGGAATTCCTGGCAGGTGCCTATTCGGCCGACATGTACGCCTCGATACGGCAAGCATGCGGCTTAGAAAGATCCATGgccgacttcaaaaggtgagttCATAGGACGACAAACTCATGTCCTCGCGTTAGTCATTGCTTCATTTCTCGGTCACCTGCAGCTCCAGCTCTGTACATGTAGAGGTTGAGCTTCATACCACGTTGGCTACTCCATGCTATAAGTTATGCAGCGGAAAAAAAGTGGTTTCACATAATAAAAAATGAACTGAAGAAAAGACATATAGCACACTGACACAATTTAAAGCGACATGGTATATACTGTACAGTTTACTCGTCGTAGGAGTTCATGTTGCAATAAAGCGTCCACCCGCACACATTTCTTGTCTTTACCACGTTATTGTACTAACACATAATTCCGCACAGTATACCAACACATAGCTGTTCATCATAAGGGCTTATCGGGTCCAGTGCAACGAAGAAGTCTTTCAGCAAGATGTTTGCTTTCTTCTGAAGACGTATTCAGGCCATGAATGATCCAAGTATAATTGCTATAACGTGAGGAGGCGTCTGTCCAAATTTGTTagtttttctccttttttctctctttcatttgCGGGCATTACGTATTCGAAGAAAATATTCTCAGCATTCTCATCTTCATGACCACAGCAGCATACCGGTGAGCTGGGTCGGTGGGTCTTAAGCAGGAAACTGCTTGTATTGCTTCGTGAGGCATATTTGTGTTTTTAAGACCACAGCGAGCTGCGAACTAAACGAAATTCTGCGGGCTTAATTCAGTACGTGCCAGTATGCCAGGATCTGATTACGAGGCACGACCTAGAGTCGTGGACTTCTGGGATTTTCGGACACCAACAAGCAGAATAACATCACATTACAGTATGCTGTGTTCTAAATACTTCCATCATCTTCGTATGCATTCTGTCTGGAGTGTGAAAGTTATGCGAGCGAGGATAACTGCGTTGCTTCAAGTTGGACGCTTGTTGGTTATGTGCGGGCATCTTTCGTTCATGTCATGCAGGGCATCCAGCTACCAGGAGGTCGGCACACTAACCAACCTTTTCACCGGGATTCAAAGGAAGGGTGTTCCGCCCACAGAGGACACCGAATTCGCCAGGGCCAATCGAAGGCGAATGGTCACCGTCGCTCAGATGCAGCAGGTATATGTACAGTGTGTACAA is a genomic window containing:
- the LOC119172069 gene encoding uncharacterized protein LOC119172069 isoform X3, encoding MLEPVPSHTCVCVCVCVCPIELVNNMWRCKLIPAGITAASGRVGIMELVESVSPGPVDNLNGNGQIGGLLNRLNRLLLRDEDALLRELREVLHSTHVDFFQQAVTLTRTQDVLKRAVRASSYQEVGTLTNLFTGIQRKGVPPTEDTEFARANRRRMVTVAQMQQIAQELHNDIATITPYDNDNVEEINSANKQKTLLGNALLSLAFKTVTDTADIRATKELDRFLNCECHNPKDDQWTLPAILAQAKLNKASEMRHLCGDSSRNSEAEKSQREQDIVDGVSRVIRELTDGVLGYVADCKASEASEALRDIAGRMRITGH